In Natrinema amylolyticum, the following are encoded in one genomic region:
- a CDS encoding DUF5611 family protein, producing MKEYKMRRGEYLEERIPDMEETIEDYFGPITTTQEYKGSDLYVIGEPDNPVFEKIVAGTVEYSGKKDKLGVEFHERDPTELGPDELEAAGEAVDAKNDFLLEATGRDAKSRRESMKRKVEDDPDHDFD from the coding sequence ATGAAGGAGTACAAGATGCGTCGCGGCGAATATCTCGAGGAACGAATCCCAGACATGGAGGAGACGATCGAGGACTACTTCGGTCCCATCACCACCACACAGGAGTACAAAGGGAGCGACCTCTACGTCATCGGCGAGCCCGACAACCCCGTCTTCGAGAAAATCGTCGCTGGAACCGTCGAATACTCCGGCAAGAAGGACAAACTCGGCGTCGAGTTCCACGAGCGCGACCCCACCGAACTCGGTCCCGACGAACTCGAGGCCGCCGGCGAAGCCGTGGACGCGAAAAACGACTTCCTGCTCGAGGCGACCGGCCGCGACGCCAAGTCCCGTCGCGAGTCGATGAAGCGCAAAGTCGAAGACGATCCGGATCACGATTTCGATTAA
- a CDS encoding aminomethyltransferase family protein, translating to MTVIESIHEDHGATFGERADRRIVEHYGRPERTHRAVRNGVGLLEQAYGVIVVEGDDRVEYVDNVVSNRVPAADGKGCYALVLDPQGGIDVELYIYNAGERLLLFTQPETAEPLAEEWAEKVFIQDVDIRVATDDYAIFGIHGPQATEKVASVLNGAGSPDERYSFVRGTMGDEGVSVIRTDALTGEESYEVICAADDAAAVHDTLLNQGLNAAPFGYRTVESLALEAGSPLFHTELEGTLPNVLGLRNALDFEKGCYVGQEVVSRVENRGQPSRRLVGLTLEGEAVPESGAAVFDGDASVGEVTRAGQSPMLGDVIALAIVDYDLDSDELTVRVDGEEVATTRTELPFVDGSDRSDRLPDYQ from the coding sequence ATGACCGTCATCGAGTCTATCCACGAGGATCACGGTGCCACGTTCGGCGAGCGCGCTGACCGACGGATCGTCGAACACTACGGACGGCCGGAGCGCACCCATCGAGCGGTTCGCAACGGCGTCGGCCTGCTCGAGCAGGCCTACGGCGTGATCGTCGTGGAGGGTGACGACCGCGTCGAATACGTCGATAACGTCGTCTCGAACCGCGTCCCAGCGGCGGACGGGAAGGGGTGTTACGCGCTCGTGCTCGATCCCCAGGGCGGGATCGATGTAGAACTCTACATCTATAACGCGGGCGAGCGGCTCCTGCTCTTCACTCAACCCGAGACCGCCGAGCCCCTCGCCGAGGAGTGGGCCGAGAAGGTGTTCATTCAGGACGTCGACATCCGCGTCGCGACCGACGACTACGCGATCTTCGGCATTCACGGCCCGCAGGCGACCGAGAAGGTCGCGAGCGTTCTCAACGGTGCCGGCTCGCCCGACGAGCGGTACTCCTTCGTCCGCGGGACGATGGGCGACGAGGGCGTCTCCGTCATCCGGACCGACGCGCTCACCGGCGAGGAGAGCTACGAAGTGATCTGTGCGGCCGACGACGCCGCTGCCGTCCACGATACGCTACTCAATCAGGGGCTGAACGCCGCTCCCTTCGGCTACCGGACCGTCGAGAGCCTCGCGCTCGAGGCCGGATCGCCGCTGTTCCACACCGAACTCGAGGGGACGCTCCCGAACGTGCTCGGCCTACGGAACGCACTGGACTTCGAGAAGGGCTGTTACGTCGGCCAGGAGGTCGTCTCCCGCGTCGAGAACCGCGGCCAGCCGAGCCGTCGACTCGTCGGACTCACCCTCGAGGGCGAGGCCGTGCCCGAATCCGGCGCGGCCGTCTTCGACGGCGATGCGTCGGTCGGCGAGGTGACCCGCGCCGGCCAGAGCCCGATGCTCGGGGACGTCATCGCGCTCGCGATCGTCGACTACGACCTCGACAGCGACGAGCTGACGGTTCGAGTCGACGGCGAAGAGGTGGCTACGACTCGCACCGAACTGCCGTTCGTCGACGGATCGGACCGGTCCGATCGGCTGCCAGACTATCAGTAG
- a CDS encoding DUF7093 family protein, translating to MALRCSLLGHDFGESEVEREREERGSEVVVTVQEYEECLRCGERSVISENTEVTSLTAGTAADSSPDEPATEPPEPSLESDAAETAPASDPEFVDTGDIAETADGDDAELIDADDAELIDADDAELIDADDAELIDADDTASDALETETPASEPSPNPTASPPDSNPEAATTGTPAGVDADGDADDIDLPTDENGDPVTDDGEILEDEPSTDRDQDRDHGEWPDSDDVGPPVDESDPTDWPDEPADDELAADTDGPDPNAIDDDAVLLESDGSEGSVETGNDGSLDGATAAATDARSVTADSPADARSDSAPTTDSDPGPETGIERAAAAPTPAESGDAPDDDVPTEFHCPRCDYVAAGDRGSLRSGDICPDCRKGYLSERERR from the coding sequence ATGGCCCTGCGATGTTCGCTGCTCGGACACGACTTCGGTGAGTCCGAAGTCGAACGCGAGCGCGAAGAACGGGGGAGCGAAGTCGTCGTTACCGTCCAGGAGTACGAGGAGTGTCTCCGCTGTGGCGAGCGATCCGTCATCAGCGAGAACACCGAAGTGACCAGCCTCACCGCTGGGACGGCCGCCGACTCGTCCCCCGACGAGCCCGCTACCGAACCGCCCGAACCATCACTCGAGTCCGACGCCGCCGAGACGGCGCCCGCCTCGGATCCCGAATTCGTCGACACGGGCGATATCGCCGAGACGGCCGACGGCGACGACGCCGAACTCATCGACGCCGACGACGCCGAACTCATCGACGCCGACGACGCCGAACTCATCGACGCCGACGACGCCGAACTCATCGACGCCGACGACACCGCGTCGGACGCGCTCGAGACGGAGACGCCGGCGTCGGAGCCGTCCCCGAATCCGACGGCGAGCCCACCCGATTCGAACCCGGAGGCGGCGACCACTGGGACGCCGGCCGGTGTCGACGCCGACGGCGACGCGGACGATATCGATCTCCCGACTGACGAAAACGGCGACCCCGTCACCGACGACGGCGAGATTCTCGAGGACGAGCCCTCGACCGACCGGGACCAGGACCGCGACCACGGCGAGTGGCCCGACTCGGACGACGTCGGCCCGCCGGTCGACGAATCCGACCCGACCGACTGGCCGGACGAGCCGGCCGACGACGAGCTGGCGGCCGACACTGACGGTCCCGATCCGAACGCGATCGACGATGACGCCGTCCTCCTCGAGAGCGACGGCTCCGAGGGAAGCGTCGAAACCGGTAACGACGGCAGTCTCGACGGTGCGACTGCGGCCGCGACCGACGCTCGGTCGGTGACCGCCGATTCCCCGGCCGATGCCCGGAGCGATTCCGCGCCCACGACCGATTCCGACCCCGGTCCGGAGACCGGGATCGAGCGCGCTGCGGCCGCGCCGACGCCCGCCGAGAGCGGCGACGCGCCCGACGACGACGTCCCGACCGAGTTCCACTGTCCCCGGTGTGACTATGTCGCCGCCGGCGATCGCGGATCGCTTCGCAGCGGCGACATCTGTCCCGACTGCCGGAAGGGATACTTGAGCGAGCGCGAGCGACGGTAG
- a CDS encoding DUF6432 family protein, whose amino-acid sequence MRAKREYRNREGTEVAVLDALVDRADDGMTVFELRAAVEVDIDELEDALSTLKEDDLIVVDSGSETVIKPAERVVPDTPTEGEEEQSIGDWLRERLPF is encoded by the coding sequence ATGAGAGCAAAGCGGGAGTACCGGAACCGTGAGGGGACGGAGGTGGCGGTACTCGACGCGCTGGTCGACCGCGCCGACGACGGGATGACCGTCTTCGAGCTTCGCGCGGCCGTCGAGGTCGACATCGACGAACTCGAGGACGCCCTCTCGACGCTGAAGGAAGACGACCTGATCGTCGTCGACTCGGGTTCGGAGACGGTGATCAAGCCCGCCGAGCGCGTGGTTCCCGATACTCCGACCGAGGGTGAGGAGGAGCAATCGATCGGGGACTGGCTCCGCGAGCGACTGCCTTTTTGA
- a CDS encoding TrmB family transcriptional regulator, which yields MTKEDTTREAISLLQDLGLQEYEARCFMALNKLPSGTAKEIHEISDVPRTRVYDAIRVLESQGLVEVQHTSPQVYRAVDIDEATQTLRQKYDNRIETLETHLKNTEVQDVEENEHVQEVWSLTGHEAIESRTIELIDEAESEIAFLVVDEDILSETLFDGLQEAVDRELSMILGGQTDAITAALGTELPNTRVFETGLDWLTGIESDDEVAISRILLVDRETLLIGSYYPNAAGGNAKEQAIFARGLENGIVVLLRRLVTAGLPAIKDPGS from the coding sequence ATGACAAAGGAAGACACTACCAGAGAGGCGATTAGCCTGTTGCAGGACCTCGGGCTACAGGAGTACGAAGCGCGCTGCTTTATGGCGCTGAACAAACTTCCCAGTGGAACGGCAAAGGAGATACACGAGATCTCCGACGTCCCGCGGACGAGAGTGTACGACGCCATTCGCGTCCTCGAGTCCCAGGGACTGGTCGAAGTGCAGCACACGAGTCCGCAGGTGTACCGCGCCGTCGACATCGACGAGGCGACGCAGACCCTTCGACAGAAGTACGACAACCGGATCGAAACGCTCGAGACGCATCTCAAGAACACGGAGGTTCAGGACGTCGAGGAGAACGAACACGTCCAGGAGGTCTGGTCGCTCACCGGTCACGAAGCGATCGAGTCGCGAACGATCGAACTCATCGACGAGGCGGAGTCCGAGATCGCGTTCCTCGTCGTCGACGAGGACATTCTGTCCGAGACGCTGTTCGACGGCCTGCAGGAGGCGGTCGATCGAGAGCTCTCGATGATTCTGGGCGGGCAGACGGACGCGATCACGGCGGCGCTCGGGACGGAACTGCCCAATACCCGCGTGTTCGAGACCGGTCTCGACTGGCTCACCGGAATCGAGAGCGACGACGAAGTCGCGATCAGTCGGATCCTGCTCGTCGACCGGGAGACGCTGCTGATCGGATCCTACTATCCGAACGCCGCCGGTGGGAACGCGAAAGAGCAAGCGATCTTCGCCCGCGGCCTCGAGAACGGGATCGTCGTGTTGCTCCGCCGATTAGTGACGGCGGGATTACCCGCGATAAAGGACCCCGGGAGCTGA